The following are encoded in a window of Phaseolus vulgaris cultivar G19833 chromosome 3, P. vulgaris v2.0, whole genome shotgun sequence genomic DNA:
- the LOC137806079 gene encoding uncharacterized protein At4g15970-like: protein MPRVTLPSYRRRLPATSYRHAGNFTVLMLPESALVLRRSIGAALFFLLVSFSCLLLFGNADYSRFASSNPLVHVSTVFPSNDSVSNEYSLENILNEASMKDKTVILTTLNEAWAAPNSIIDLFLESFRIGDRTRRLLNHLVIVALDPKAFIRCQAIHPFCYLLASEAVDFREEAFFMTPHYLKMMWRRIDFLRSVLELGYNFVFTDADIMWFRDPFPRFHRDADFQIACDHFTGSFDDVENRPNGGFNFVKSNNRSIEFYKFWYSSQETYPGYHDQDVLNFIKVDPFITDLGLKMKFLDTANFGGLCEPSKDLNKVCTMHANCCYGMDSKLHDLRIMLQDWKYYLTLAPSLKRLSIISWRVPQKCSLDSLNTGSPEKSAQEN from the exons ATGCCTCGTGTCACGCTCCCTTCCTACCGGCGACGACTTCCGGCGACGTCTTACCGCCACGCAGGTAACTTCACCGTCCTCATGTTGCCGGAATCCGCCCTCGTTCTCCGCCGGAGCATCGGTGCGGCgctcttcttcctcctcgtcTCTTTCTCGTGCCTACTCCTCTTTGGAAATGCCGATTACTCTCGCTTCGCCTCTTCCAATCCCTTGGTTCACGTATCCACTGTTTTTCCGTCCAACGATTCG GTAAGCAATGAGTATTCACTTGAAAATATTCTGAATGAGGCTTCTATGAAAGACAAAACTGTTATCTTGACCACATTAAATGAAGCCTGGGCAGCACCAAATTCAATCATTGATCTATTCCTTGAGAGTTTTAGAATTGGAGATCGTACTCGCAGGCTTTTGAATCATTTAGTAATTGTTGCATTAGACCCGAAAGCTTTTATACGTTGTCAGGCAATACACCCATTTTGCTATTTGCTTGCTAGTGAAGCTGTTGATTTTCGTGAGGAGGCATTCTTCATGACTCCTCATTATTTGAAGATGATGTGGAGACGAATTGATTTCCTGCGCTCCGTTCTAGAGTTGGGGTACAATTTTGTGTTCACA GATGCTGATATCATGTGGTTTAGAGACCCGTTTCCTCGGTTTCACAGGGATGCAGATTTCCAGATAGCATGTGATCATTTCACAGGCAGCTTTGATGATGTAGAGAACAGACCCAATGGAGGGTTCAACTTTGTAAAGTCCAATAATAGGTCAATTGAGTTTTACAAGTTCTGGTATTCTTCACAAGAAACCTACCCTGGCTACCATGATCAGGATGTCCTCAATTTTATCAAGGTTGACCCTTTCATTACTGATTTAGGACTGAAGATGAAATTCTTGGATACAGCTAATTTTGGTGGGCTTTGTGAACCAAGTAAAGATTTAAATAAAGTTTGCACGATGCATGCAAATTGTTGCTATGGTATGGATAGTAAACTTCATGATCTTAGAATCATGCTTCAAGATTGGAAATATTATTTGACCTTAGCTCCAAGTTTGAAGAGGTTATCAATTATTTCCTGGAGGGTACCTCAGAAATGCAG CCTTGACTCTCTGAATACCGGTTCACCAGAAAAGAGTGCTCAGGAGAATTGA